A genomic stretch from Elusimicrobiota bacterium includes:
- a CDS encoding AI-2E family transporter, with protein MTPFPSKVARPSFPVSGTVVLLLLGALCWFFYAVRAVITPFVLAAVLAYLLNPLVSFLETRGVRREKAVVVLFAALLGTTTVFTYWGLVVLWQDLPDLHAQWPKYMDQAEQAMRKVQTSLEFEWPYFQKTKILEQAITDAMSWVQTNFWHSSAVVTSVLGLVVNLLLAPFIAFFFLRGGSRGAQMALDACPGAWVERFLSLINKFGEVFGRYARGVIVEAFLVGALTVLGLQMMEIHYAALIGITTGAANMIPYFGPILGGAVAILAAIFQFGTFGEPLRVVGLFVLIHYIDSWVLQPLIMKRAVNLNPVTVVFALMCGAQLGGVWGLVFAVPVAGLLKEAGAVFYVWYRAERGLIIPSKDFALAAAKPWIV; from the coding sequence ATGACCCCGTTTCCGTCAAAGGTGGCTAGACCTTCTTTTCCCGTATCGGGGACTGTTGTGTTGCTTCTCTTAGGGGCTCTGTGCTGGTTCTTTTATGCGGTCCGAGCCGTGATCACTCCATTTGTTTTGGCCGCGGTTTTGGCCTACCTTCTTAACCCGCTGGTCTCGTTTCTTGAAACCCGGGGTGTGCGTCGGGAAAAAGCGGTTGTGGTTCTTTTTGCTGCTCTTCTGGGAACCACCACAGTGTTTACCTACTGGGGCCTTGTGGTTCTCTGGCAAGATTTGCCGGATTTGCACGCCCAATGGCCCAAGTATATGGATCAGGCAGAGCAAGCCATGCGAAAAGTTCAAACCTCTCTGGAATTCGAGTGGCCCTATTTTCAAAAAACAAAAATACTTGAACAGGCCATCACGGACGCGATGTCCTGGGTTCAAACCAATTTCTGGCATTCATCAGCGGTGGTGACGTCTGTTTTAGGATTAGTGGTCAATCTCCTTTTGGCCCCGTTTATCGCTTTCTTTTTTCTCCGAGGAGGATCGCGGGGGGCCCAGATGGCGTTGGACGCCTGTCCGGGGGCCTGGGTGGAACGGTTTTTGAGCCTGATCAATAAATTTGGCGAGGTATTTGGTCGATACGCGCGGGGCGTGATCGTGGAAGCCTTTCTTGTTGGGGCACTCACCGTTTTAGGTCTTCAAATGATGGAAATCCATTACGCCGCGTTGATTGGGATTACCACGGGTGCGGCCAACATGATCCCGTATTTTGGACCGATATTGGGAGGGGCGGTGGCGATCCTCGCCGCCATTTTCCAATTTGGAACTTTCGGGGAACCCCTACGCGTGGTTGGGTTATTCGTGCTCATCCATTACATTGATAGTTGGGTTCTTCAACCTCTCATCATGAAACGGGCGGTCAATTTAAACCCTGTTACCGTTGTTTTTGCCTTGATGTGTGGTGCTCAACTGGGCGGAGTGTGGGGGTTGGTGTTCGCGGTTCCCGTGGCGGGGCTTCTTAAAGAGGCGGGGGCCGTTTTTTATGTGTGGTATCGGGCCGAGCGAGGTTTGATTATTCCGTCAAAAGATTTTGCCCTCGCCGCGGCCAAACCCTGGATCGTTTAA
- a CDS encoding cyclic nucleotide-binding domain-containing protein translates to MTGTDAERTEMGRGVSPAPRRGTLVGRLGARLRASVELFLGDPVHRQKIHFFRNIILFKDLGRWDLARLVNRMMEKTYAPGDVVFQEGHLGRAFFIVAEGSVEVLRRDPTSEVPEPVAKFGPGDFFGEMVLLDELPRSATCRALETTRLHVMYKDHFDILRAQSPRAAALILHALARLLSARLRRERRLPRQPLSPDHPVQ, encoded by the coding sequence ATGACGGGAACTGACGCTGAACGAACAGAGATGGGACGCGGGGTCTCTCCGGCCCCCCGTCGCGGAACATTGGTGGGCCGTCTGGGGGCCCGGCTTCGCGCTTCGGTGGAGTTATTTTTAGGAGATCCGGTCCACAGGCAAAAAATCCATTTTTTTCGCAACATTATCCTTTTCAAAGATCTGGGTCGGTGGGATTTGGCGCGCCTGGTCAACCGGATGATGGAAAAAACATACGCGCCTGGGGATGTGGTTTTTCAGGAAGGGCATTTGGGCCGGGCCTTTTTTATCGTGGCCGAGGGAAGTGTGGAAGTTCTTCGTCGCGATCCCACCTCGGAGGTTCCCGAGCCAGTGGCCAAGTTTGGGCCGGGCGATTTTTTTGGTGAGATGGTCCTTTTGGATGAACTCCCCCGGTCGGCCACGTGCCGGGCCCTCGAAACGACCCGCCTTCATGTCATGTACAAAGACCACTTTGATATTCTGCGAGCTCAATCCCCTCGAGCGGCGGCATTGATTTTGCACGCGCTCGCTCGTCTCCTTAGCGCTCGACTTCGGCGAGAACGCCGGTTGCCGCGTCAGCCCCTCTCCCCGGACCATCCGGTCCAATGA
- a CDS encoding adenylosuccinate lyase, whose translation MIPRYTRPEMAALWTDEYRWKAILEIELLAAEAYCQTAEDKRAVRILRRKARVDVQRILEIEATTKHDVIAFLTQIEERAGPAAKVLHRGLTSSDVLDTALAVQMTKSIDLLSEGLRKLMVPVKRLARAHATTPLMGRSHGVHGEPITFGFKVAGWYTELKRNLRRLSAARGEVAFGQLSGAMGNFAHLNPSVEATVCRRLGLSPEPASTQVIPRDRHAVFIQTIALVGSALERISTEIRHLQRTEVLEVEEPFSKGQKGSSAMPHKRNPVASENMCGLARLLRSYVTPALENIALWHERDISHSSVERVILPDAAVTLDYMLHRFTGVLQGLQVYPDRMKANMSKTAEIVCSQRVVVALTRKGLPKQEAYEIVQGHALRAWTQGTPFRSAVEADERVSERLTSRELGDCFNLEPFHRNTPAVLRRALA comes from the coding sequence ATGATTCCCCGTTACACGCGACCCGAAATGGCGGCACTTTGGACAGACGAATACCGGTGGAAAGCCATTTTGGAAATTGAGCTGTTGGCCGCGGAGGCCTATTGTCAGACGGCGGAAGACAAGCGGGCGGTTCGGATCTTGCGCCGAAAAGCTCGCGTGGATGTCCAACGAATTCTTGAAATCGAGGCGACCACGAAGCACGATGTGATCGCTTTCCTCACCCAAATTGAAGAAAGGGCAGGGCCGGCGGCCAAAGTTCTGCACCGCGGTCTCACGTCATCGGATGTGTTGGACACCGCGTTGGCTGTCCAGATGACGAAATCCATTGATCTCCTCAGTGAAGGGCTGCGAAAGCTCATGGTCCCGGTGAAACGGTTGGCGCGCGCGCACGCGACCACCCCGCTCATGGGACGAAGCCATGGGGTCCATGGGGAACCGATCACGTTCGGTTTTAAGGTGGCCGGTTGGTACACGGAATTGAAACGGAATCTTCGTCGCTTGTCCGCCGCCCGAGGGGAGGTGGCCTTTGGCCAGTTGTCGGGGGCCATGGGAAATTTCGCGCATCTGAATCCTTCGGTGGAGGCGACGGTGTGTCGCCGCTTGGGCCTTTCCCCAGAACCCGCTTCCACGCAAGTGATTCCCCGGGACCGCCACGCTGTTTTTATCCAAACGATCGCGCTCGTGGGATCGGCCCTGGAACGAATCTCAACAGAGATCCGTCATCTCCAACGGACGGAGGTGTTGGAAGTCGAAGAACCATTCTCCAAAGGCCAAAAGGGTTCGAGCGCAATGCCGCACAAACGGAACCCGGTGGCTTCTGAAAACATGTGCGGATTGGCCCGACTTTTACGTTCCTATGTTACCCCCGCGCTTGAAAATATTGCGCTCTGGCATGAGCGGGACATTTCCCATTCATCAGTGGAACGTGTCATTTTGCCGGACGCGGCCGTAACATTGGATTACATGCTTCATCGTTTCACGGGCGTCCTTCAAGGGTTACAGGTCTATCCGGATCGGATGAAAGCCAACATGTCCAAGACCGCTGAAATCGTGTGTTCCCAGCGGGTGGTGGTTGCTCTCACGCGGAAGGGACTTCCTAAGCAAGAAGCCTACGAAATTGTGCAGGGCCACGCGTTACGGGCCTGGACCCAGGGAACTCCGTTTCGTTCCGCTGTGGAGGCCGACGAGCGGGTTTCAGAGCGGTTAACTTCCCGGGAACTGGGCGACTGTTTTAATTTGGAGCCATTCCACCGCAACACACCTGCCGTTCTTCGGCGGGCCCTGGCGTGA
- a CDS encoding phosphoribosylglycinamide formyltransferase, with amino-acid sequence MTGLGVLVSGGGSNFEALARACGEGDIPDTRIHLLISNKPGVGALDRAARAGIESFVLEPKHFSDRTTYFERLAEELKKRGVDVVCLAGFLLKVEPNFIHHFPGRILNIHPSLLPKFGGKGMYGTRVHEAVLSSREEESGCTVHLVDEEFDHGPLLAQSRVPVLSGDTPATLAARVLVEEHRLYPEAVRDFIRGLKKENA; translated from the coding sequence GTGACGGGTCTCGGGGTTCTTGTTTCAGGTGGTGGTTCGAATTTCGAAGCTTTGGCGCGGGCGTGTGGCGAAGGCGATATTCCGGACACGCGAATTCATCTTTTAATTTCGAATAAACCCGGGGTGGGTGCGTTGGATCGGGCGGCGCGGGCGGGGATCGAATCATTCGTTTTAGAACCCAAACATTTCTCCGACAGAACAACGTATTTTGAGCGGCTGGCGGAAGAGTTGAAGAAACGTGGGGTTGACGTGGTCTGCTTGGCGGGATTTCTCCTGAAAGTAGAGCCCAATTTTATTCATCATTTCCCTGGCCGAATCCTGAACATTCATCCCTCGCTCTTACCCAAATTTGGGGGCAAGGGGATGTATGGAACGCGTGTGCATGAGGCTGTTTTGTCTTCCCGGGAAGAAGAGTCCGGATGCACGGTTCACCTGGTGGACGAGGAATTTGACCATGGCCCCCTCTTGGCACAGTCCCGGGTGCCTGTTCTTTCCGGGGACACGCCGGCCACATTGGCCGCGCGGGTCTTGGTGGAGGAACATCGTCTTTATCCGGAAGCGGTCCGAGATTTTATTCGTGGTTTGAAAAAGGAGAACGCATGA
- a CDS encoding phosphoribosylformylglycinamidine cyclo-ligase yields MMAKKKSWTYKKAGVDISAGDALVDRIKKRLPGIGDFAGLFPFPSGMKKPYLVGCTDGVGTKLKIAQELGGHDTIGIDLVAMNVNDLICTGARPLFFLDYFATGHLDVNVAERVIQGMIVGCEQAGCSLIGGETAEMPGFYKPGEYDLAGFSVGVVDGAHRVRNDKIKPGDVLLGLPSSGVHSNGYSLVRALFRGGDLKKWKSALLAPTKIYVKPTLAALKKFPGAIKGIAHITGGGLVENIPRFLPRNCNAVLHLATWPLLPVFNEIRRRGDVADAEMYRTFNMGLGLVLAVSREKAAAVKKFLSPCYEVGRVEKGQRVVQLR; encoded by the coding sequence ATGATGGCCAAGAAAAAAAGTTGGACCTACAAAAAAGCAGGAGTTGATATTTCAGCGGGGGACGCCCTCGTTGACCGGATCAAGAAACGGTTGCCCGGCATTGGGGATTTCGCGGGCCTCTTTCCGTTTCCTTCGGGGATGAAGAAACCCTACTTGGTGGGTTGTACGGACGGGGTGGGCACGAAACTTAAGATTGCCCAGGAACTGGGGGGGCATGACACGATCGGGATTGACCTGGTCGCTATGAACGTGAACGACCTCATTTGCACGGGGGCGCGGCCGCTCTTCTTTTTGGATTATTTTGCCACAGGGCATTTGGACGTGAACGTGGCGGAACGGGTGATCCAAGGGATGATCGTTGGGTGCGAGCAAGCCGGTTGTTCCCTGATCGGTGGGGAAACGGCAGAAATGCCGGGGTTTTATAAACCGGGTGAATACGATTTGGCTGGTTTTTCCGTTGGGGTTGTTGATGGGGCTCACCGCGTCCGAAACGATAAAATAAAACCGGGTGACGTTCTTCTTGGGCTTCCCAGTTCGGGGGTCCACTCCAATGGGTATTCGTTGGTGCGGGCTCTCTTTCGTGGGGGCGACTTGAAGAAATGGAAGTCCGCTTTGCTGGCCCCCACAAAAATTTATGTCAAGCCGACCCTGGCCGCCTTAAAGAAGTTTCCCGGAGCGATCAAGGGTATCGCCCACATTACGGGCGGTGGCTTGGTGGAAAATATTCCTAGGTTCCTCCCCAGAAACTGCAACGCCGTTCTCCATTTGGCCACCTGGCCGCTGCTGCCTGTGTTTAACGAAATTCGTCGGCGGGGCGATGTGGCAGACGCGGAGATGTACCGCACCTTCAATATGGGGCTCGGTCTGGTGTTGGCCGTTTCTCGAGAAAAAGCCGCCGCGGTCAAAAAGTTTCTTTCCCCGTGCTATGAAGTGGGGCGCGTGGAGAAAGGGCAACGTGTGGTGCAATTACGTTGA
- the pyrE gene encoding orotate phosphoribosyltransferase, with amino-acid sequence MDRTALAARVYSVCNLKGTFRLRSGKVSSEYFDKYLFESRPDLLKEIARELRPLIPTGTEILAGLEMGGIPVATALSLETGLPVIFVRKKAKDYGTCKVAEGPTFKGRNVLVIEDVVTSGGAVTDGVRALRDQGARIHTVLCVIDRESGGSENLNKDGLTLKPLFTATQLRAGDK; translated from the coding sequence ATGGACCGGACTGCCCTAGCGGCACGTGTTTATTCTGTGTGCAATTTGAAAGGAACTTTTCGTCTCCGGAGCGGGAAGGTGTCTTCCGAATATTTTGATAAATACCTTTTTGAGTCTCGGCCGGACCTCTTAAAAGAAATTGCGCGGGAGCTTCGGCCGCTCATCCCAACGGGAACAGAAATTCTTGCGGGGCTGGAAATGGGGGGCATCCCGGTGGCCACGGCCCTTTCCCTTGAAACCGGTTTGCCGGTGATTTTTGTTCGGAAGAAGGCCAAAGACTATGGCACGTGTAAAGTGGCCGAAGGGCCAACTTTTAAGGGGCGAAATGTTCTCGTGATTGAAGATGTGGTGACATCCGGCGGCGCTGTTACGGATGGGGTTCGGGCGTTGCGCGACCAAGGGGCCCGAATCCATACGGTGCTTTGTGTGATTGATCGGGAATCCGGGGGATCTGAAAATTTAAACAAAGACGGGTTAACCTTGAAACCTCTTTTCACAGCCACTCAACTGCGGGCAGGAGACAAATGA
- the pyrF gene encoding orotidine-5'-phosphate decarboxylase, with amino-acid sequence MKKKELIVALDVAGKAARLLVRQLGSVVDFYKVPPSATLEDAGLIPWLRARKKKIFLDCKWLDIPSQVQRSVEAAGRRGVTAVTIHTGAGRAVMIAAVRARPKPLVWGVTVLTSLGAEDLREVGVRATPLAQVLRLARLAQSVGLDGLVCSPREVATLRRAGIRLPLITPGIQFGGHVGGDQKRTATPQDAWGAGATHLVVGRSILEASDPARTAREILKWRGKGHAS; translated from the coding sequence ATGAAAAAGAAAGAGCTTATCGTGGCGTTGGATGTGGCGGGGAAAGCGGCCCGTCTTTTGGTGCGCCAGCTGGGATCTGTTGTGGATTTCTACAAGGTGCCCCCTTCCGCCACATTGGAAGATGCGGGTTTAATCCCCTGGCTGCGGGCCCGAAAAAAGAAGATCTTTCTGGATTGCAAATGGTTGGATATCCCCTCCCAGGTTCAGCGCTCGGTGGAAGCGGCTGGTCGACGGGGAGTGACGGCGGTAACGATCCATACGGGGGCGGGGCGTGCGGTGATGATCGCGGCGGTTCGCGCCCGCCCCAAACCGTTGGTTTGGGGGGTGACGGTGTTAACCAGTTTGGGCGCAGAAGATTTGCGGGAGGTGGGTGTTCGGGCGACGCCCTTGGCTCAAGTCCTTCGTTTGGCCCGGTTGGCCCAATCCGTGGGTTTGGACGGGTTGGTGTGTTCTCCCCGTGAGGTGGCCACTCTTCGGCGAGCGGGAATACGGCTGCCTCTGATTACGCCGGGAATTCAGTTTGGGGGTCACGTGGGGGGAGATCAAAAGCGTACGGCCACACCCCAGGACGCTTGGGGGGCGGGGGCGACCCATTTGGTTGTGGGGCGAAGTATTTTGGAGGCATCCGATCCGGCCCGAACGGCTCGGGAAATCCTAAAATGGAGGGGAAAGGGTCATGCTTCCTGA
- a CDS encoding quinone-dependent dihydroorotate dehydrogenase: MIALFYRGFVRPFFFLFPPEIAHSLVLALLKVAAPWARWWGPFFKISDPRGAVVIGTGAEAVRFSNPVGLAAGFDKDAEVLPSLVALGFGFIEVGTVTPRPQSGNPRPRLFRFPHQRALVNRLGFNNAGVEAMARRLEHFPRGSIPLGINIGKNKDTPLERASEDYQFCLDRLFDFGDFFIVNVSSPNTPGLRSLQSVEVLGPLLRSLRQRTDGLCGVRKKKRPLLFVKVSPDESDYAAIVETVVASGFDGLVATNTTRDRTGLPPGAPKEGGLSGAPLRNSSTEVLRKIAQASRGRLILIGVGGVFRAEDALEKILAGASLVELYTGFVYGGPVAPKEVARRLPRLTARSGFESVQGAVGKAL; encoded by the coding sequence TTGATCGCTTTATTTTACCGCGGGTTCGTTCGCCCCTTTTTTTTTCTATTTCCCCCGGAGATCGCCCACTCGCTGGTTTTGGCCTTGCTCAAAGTGGCCGCCCCCTGGGCCCGCTGGTGGGGACCCTTCTTTAAAATTTCGGATCCCCGTGGGGCGGTGGTGATTGGGACGGGGGCGGAAGCGGTTCGGTTTTCAAACCCCGTGGGATTGGCCGCGGGTTTCGATAAAGACGCGGAGGTTCTCCCGTCCTTAGTGGCTCTGGGGTTCGGTTTTATCGAGGTGGGAACCGTGACCCCGCGCCCTCAATCCGGAAACCCCAGGCCCCGTTTGTTTCGGTTTCCCCATCAGCGGGCCTTGGTGAATCGATTGGGGTTCAACAACGCGGGGGTTGAGGCGATGGCCCGTCGCTTGGAACATTTTCCAAGGGGGAGTATCCCCCTCGGTATCAATATCGGAAAGAACAAAGACACGCCGTTGGAACGAGCCAGCGAGGATTACCAGTTTTGTTTGGATCGCCTTTTCGATTTCGGAGATTTTTTTATAGTAAACGTGAGTTCTCCCAACACGCCGGGCTTGCGTTCTCTTCAATCGGTGGAAGTGTTGGGACCTCTCTTGCGATCACTGCGGCAACGGACCGACGGGTTGTGTGGGGTAAGAAAAAAGAAACGACCGCTCCTTTTTGTCAAAGTTTCCCCGGACGAGTCGGATTACGCGGCCATCGTGGAGACCGTTGTGGCGTCGGGTTTTGACGGATTGGTGGCCACAAACACCACACGGGATCGAACGGGTCTGCCTCCTGGGGCACCCAAGGAGGGCGGGCTGAGCGGGGCGCCTCTGCGGAATTCCTCAACGGAGGTGTTGCGGAAAATAGCCCAGGCGTCCCGGGGCCGGCTCATTTTGATTGGGGTGGGGGGGGTTTTTCGGGCGGAAGATGCTTTAGAAAAAATCTTGGCGGGAGCGTCGTTAGTGGAACTTTACACGGGGTTTGTCTATGGTGGGCCCGTGGCCCCCAAAGAGGTGGCGCGCCGTCTCCCCCGCCTCACGGCACGGAGTGGTTTTGAATCGGTACAAGGAGCGGTGGGAAAGGCCCTATGA
- a CDS encoding dihydroorotase: protein MNPTSSPAPFLIKGGRVVDPAHNRDGVFDLLVENGKVARIDKSLSAPVGAQVLDAAGMIVAPGLVDIHVHLREPGNEGAETIESGTLAAASGGVTSVVAMPNTQPPIDSGTGIRFVLRRAAETAHVRVWPSGSITLGRAGEKLAEIGGMAAAGAVAVTDDGNSVPDAQVLRRALEYARMFDITVIEHAEDKSLMADGVMNEGALATRLGYRGIPRQSESIAAARNIALAGLTGAHLHLTHISTRETVGLVRQAKKKGLRVTADCTPHHFTLTEEAVVRCGTHGKMNPPLRTEDDRHALIEGLVDGTIDAIASDHAPHTRASKEQEFSAAPFGIIGLETLLPLTVTQLIEPGHLSWMEAIRRLATNPAKVLSLPVGDLAEGALADIVIINPMEERTITGFSSRSQNSPFLGWTLRGFPHLVMVEGRVVLRREALRAATAS from the coding sequence ATGAATCCAACGTCTTCTCCGGCTCCATTCCTCATCAAGGGAGGGCGTGTGGTGGATCCGGCCCACAACCGGGACGGTGTGTTTGACCTCCTGGTGGAAAACGGGAAAGTGGCCCGGATCGACAAATCGCTCTCAGCACCCGTTGGTGCCCAGGTTTTAGACGCCGCAGGGATGATTGTGGCCCCGGGTTTGGTGGATATTCATGTCCACTTGCGTGAACCAGGAAATGAAGGCGCCGAAACCATTGAATCGGGAACTCTGGCGGCGGCGTCGGGAGGGGTCACCAGTGTCGTGGCGATGCCCAACACCCAGCCCCCCATCGATAGCGGGACGGGCATTCGTTTTGTGCTTCGACGGGCCGCGGAAACGGCACACGTGCGTGTGTGGCCGTCGGGTTCCATCACGCTGGGTCGGGCTGGTGAAAAATTGGCGGAGATCGGGGGGATGGCGGCTGCCGGGGCGGTGGCGGTCACCGATGATGGGAATTCTGTCCCTGACGCGCAGGTCCTTCGTCGGGCTCTCGAATACGCCCGAATGTTTGATATCACCGTGATCGAACACGCGGAAGACAAATCACTGATGGCCGATGGGGTCATGAACGAGGGCGCACTCGCCACGCGGTTGGGCTATCGGGGAATTCCCCGTCAGTCGGAGTCCATCGCCGCCGCGCGCAATATCGCTTTGGCGGGCCTCACGGGGGCCCATCTTCATTTGACGCACATCTCCACCCGCGAAACGGTGGGCCTCGTTCGTCAGGCGAAAAAAAAGGGACTTCGCGTCACCGCTGACTGCACGCCGCACCACTTTACGTTGACGGAAGAAGCGGTCGTCCGCTGTGGCACCCATGGGAAAATGAACCCCCCTCTTCGCACCGAGGACGACCGCCACGCTTTGATTGAAGGATTGGTTGATGGGACCATTGACGCCATCGCTTCGGATCACGCGCCCCACACCCGGGCTTCAAAAGAACAAGAATTTTCGGCCGCTCCGTTCGGTATCATTGGGCTGGAAACACTTCTTCCATTGACCGTGACCCAGCTCATTGAACCGGGACACCTCTCTTGGATGGAAGCCATTCGGCGGTTGGCCACGAACCCAGCCAAAGTCCTCAGCCTTCCGGTGGGGGACCTGGCGGAGGGGGCGCTGGCGGATATTGTCATTATTAACCCCATGGAAGAACGTACGATCACAGGGTTCAGCTCGCGAAGTCAAAACTCGCCTTTTTTGGGATGGACGTTGCGCGGGTTTCCTCACTTGGTGATGGTGGAGGGCCGTGTGGTCCTCCGTCGTGAAGCGCTTCGCGCCGCCACCGCGTCCTAA
- a CDS encoding aspartate carbamoyltransferase catalytic subunit, which produces MKDLLGLEQLSAEQIGYILDVARPMKSLFTRSIKKVPALRGRTVALLFFEASTRTRSSFELAAKRLSADTLSFTTSTSSVTKGESLLDTAKTFEAMKVDFIVVRHGASGAPELIAKAVKAHVINAGDGSHEHPTQGLLDIFTVLEKKRKIQGLKVVIVGDILHSRVARSNLWGLTKLGAHVTVCGPATLIPPGLPEIFGSGVSVSTDLAEAIEGADVINVLRLQRERQQGDYFPTVREYTELFGLTNERLRGAKPDCLVLHPGPMNRGLEISSEVADGPRSQILDQVTNGIAVRMAVLHLFSGPEGLPAVPPEEKQTTKSVQTTFKVLS; this is translated from the coding sequence ATGAAAGATCTTCTAGGGTTAGAGCAACTTTCCGCTGAACAAATTGGGTACATCTTGGATGTGGCGCGGCCCATGAAAAGCTTATTCACTCGGTCGATTAAAAAAGTTCCCGCTCTTCGCGGCCGAACCGTCGCGCTTTTGTTTTTTGAAGCGTCGACCCGAACCCGGAGTTCCTTTGAATTGGCGGCAAAACGACTTTCCGCTGATACCTTGTCTTTCACCACCTCCACCAGCTCGGTGACCAAAGGCGAGTCTCTTTTGGACACGGCTAAAACGTTCGAGGCAATGAAAGTGGATTTTATTGTGGTTCGTCATGGGGCGTCGGGCGCGCCGGAATTAATTGCGAAGGCGGTGAAAGCCCACGTGATCAACGCCGGAGATGGGTCCCATGAACATCCCACTCAGGGGCTTTTGGACATCTTTACTGTTCTCGAGAAGAAAAGAAAAATCCAGGGATTAAAAGTCGTCATCGTTGGGGATATCCTTCATTCACGGGTGGCCCGGTCCAATTTGTGGGGGTTAACGAAACTGGGGGCTCACGTGACTGTTTGTGGACCGGCGACATTGATTCCTCCGGGTCTTCCGGAGATCTTTGGTTCTGGGGTGTCGGTATCAACTGATTTAGCTGAAGCGATCGAAGGGGCCGATGTCATCAATGTTCTCCGGCTGCAACGGGAACGTCAACAGGGAGACTATTTCCCTACAGTCAGAGAATACACCGAACTTTTTGGGTTGACGAACGAACGTCTGCGTGGAGCGAAACCGGACTGTTTGGTTTTGCATCCGGGCCCCATGAACCGAGGTCTTGAAATTTCATCCGAAGTGGCGGACGGGCCGCGGTCTCAAATATTGGATCAGGTGACCAACGGCATTGCGGTCCGCATGGCGGTCCTCCACCTTTTTTCCGGTCCAGAAGGACTGCCGGCTGTTCCTCCCGAGGAAAAACAGACAACCAAATCCGTGCAAACCACATTCAAGGTGCTCTCATGA
- the pyrR gene encoding bifunctional pyr operon transcriptional regulator/uracil phosphoribosyltransferase PyrR: MTAKRLHNEMDVRDSLEHLAQSLLSQVPPPQNQWVVVGIQRRGVPLAHRLAAVLEQKGVPSLPVGSLDITFYRDDSGEASLHPVVQETNLPFDVTGKIVFLVDDVLFSGRTIRCALDELMDFGRPARVYLVVLADRGHRELPIQADFVGKTIPTNREERVDVHLTEIDGEDAIWLSPPGERKGLKR, from the coding sequence ATGACCGCTAAACGCCTCCATAACGAAATGGACGTTCGGGATTCACTGGAACATCTCGCCCAGTCCCTTTTGTCCCAAGTGCCCCCACCGCAGAACCAATGGGTTGTGGTGGGTATTCAACGTCGTGGCGTTCCTCTGGCTCATCGGCTCGCGGCGGTATTAGAGCAAAAAGGTGTTCCTTCCCTTCCCGTAGGAAGTTTGGACATCACCTTTTATCGAGACGATTCGGGTGAAGCGTCCCTGCATCCCGTCGTTCAAGAAACCAACCTGCCCTTTGATGTTACCGGTAAAATCGTTTTTCTGGTGGACGACGTTCTTTTTTCGGGTCGCACCATTCGGTGCGCGTTGGATGAGCTCATGGATTTCGGACGACCGGCGCGGGTGTATTTGGTGGTCCTTGCGGATCGCGGTCATCGGGAGCTACCGATTCAAGCCGATTTTGTCGGGAAGACGATTCCCACAAACCGGGAGGAGCGGGTGGATGTCCACCTGACCGAAATCGATGGAGAGGACGCCATTTGGTTGTCTCCGCCGGGCGAGCGGAAAGGCCTAAAGCGATGA